One Silurus meridionalis isolate SWU-2019-XX chromosome 10, ASM1480568v1, whole genome shotgun sequence genomic window carries:
- the LOC124392159 gene encoding fatty acid desaturase 2-like isoform X2, whose protein sequence is MRGGGQRGNQLGSGESNSCPQYTWEEVQKHNRTGDQWLVIERKVYDVSEWTKRHPGGHRVLEHYVGEDATDAFMAFHPDLQFVRKFMKPLLMGQLALTEPSQDHGKNAQSGWLQHDLGHLSVFKNSTLDHLAHKFVIGHLKGASAHWWNFQHFQHHSKPNVLSKDPDLNTLQILVLGNVQPVEYGIKKLKHMPYNHQHNYFFLIGPPMLIPVVFSVYIFKTLWSKRDWVEFVWYLSYYTRFFLCYIPYYGLLGAVLLQSFVRFLESHWYVWVTQMNHIPMDIDYEKHEDWLSMQLNATCNVEQSAFNDWFTGHLNFQIEHHVFPTMPRHNYVYVAPLLRELCEKYGVQYQVKGLFEAMSDIIGSLKKSGELWLDAYLHK, encoded by the exons ATGAGGGGTGGAGGACAACGGGGCAATCAGCTGGGGTCAGGAGAGAGCAACTCATGCCCACAGTACACCTGGGAGGAGGTGCAAAAACACAATCGCACGGGCGATCAGTGGCTGGTGATCGAGAGGAAAGTGTACGATGTGAGTGAGTGGACAAAAAGACATCCTGGAGGACACAGAGTTCTCGAGCATTATGTTGGAGAAGACGCAACG GACGCGTTTATGGCCTTCCATCCGGATCTGCAATTTGTGCGGAAGTTCATGAAGCCGCTTCTTATGGGACAGTTGGCACTCACAGAGCCAAGTCAAGACCACGGCAAAAAT GCACAATCTGGATGGCTTCAGCATGATCTTGGCCACCTCTCAGTCTTTAAAAATTCAACCTTGGATCACCTGGCACACAAATTTGTCATTGGACACCTGAAG GGAGCCTCTGCACACTGGTGGAACTTTCAACACTTTCAGCATCATTCTAAGCCCAATGTGTTAAGTAAGGACCCTGACCTCAACACACTGCAAATACTAGTACTGGGGAACGTCCAGCCTGTAGAG TACGGGATTAAAAAGTTGAAGCACATGCCCTATAACCACCAgcacaattacttttttttaa TTGGCCCTCCCATGCTCATACCAGTGGTCTTCAGTGTGTACATTTTTAAGACTCTGTGGTCAAAACGTGATTGGGTG GAATTCGTGTGGTATCTGTCCTACTATACACGTTTTTTCTTATGCTATATTCCCTATTATGGACTCCTGGGGGCAGTACTGCTTCAGAGTTTTGTAAG GTTTTTAGAAAGTCACTGGTATGTGTGGGTGACTCAGATGAACCACATTCCCATGGACATTGACTATGAAAAACATGAAGACTGGCTCAGTATGCAG TTGAACGCTACATGTAATGTTGAGCAGTCAGCCTTCAACGACTGGTTCACTGGTCATCTCAACTTCCAGATTGAGCACCA CGTCTTTCCTACAATGCCTCGCCATAACTATGTTTATGTGGCTCCTCTCCTTCGAGAGCTTTGCGAGAAGTATGGAGTTCAGTATCAGGTCAAAGGCCTGTTCGAAGCCATGTCTGACATCATTGg ATCTTTAAAGAAGTCTGGTGAACTGTGGCTAGATGCCTACCTGCACAAATGA
- the LOC124392159 gene encoding fatty acid desaturase 2-like isoform X1 has translation MRGGGQRGNQLGSGESNSCPQYTWEEVQKHNRTGDQWLVIERKVYDVSEWTKRHPGGHRVLEHYVGEDATDAFMAFHPDLQFVRKFMKPLLMGQLALTEPSQDHGKNAALVEDFRALRNRLEAQGLFRTKPLFYILYIGHILLLEALPLVLLWHFGNGWIITLLIAVMLATVQAQSGWLQHDLGHLSVFKNSTLDHLAHKFVIGHLKGASAHWWNFQHFQHHSKPNVLSKDPDLNTLQILVLGNVQPVEYGIKKLKHMPYNHQHNYFFLIGPPMLIPVVFSVYIFKTLWSKRDWVEFVWYLSYYTRFFLCYIPYYGLLGAVLLQSFVRFLESHWYVWVTQMNHIPMDIDYEKHEDWLSMQLNATCNVEQSAFNDWFTGHLNFQIEHHVFPTMPRHNYVYVAPLLRELCEKYGVQYQVKGLFEAMSDIIGSLKKSGELWLDAYLHK, from the exons ATGAGGGGTGGAGGACAACGGGGCAATCAGCTGGGGTCAGGAGAGAGCAACTCATGCCCACAGTACACCTGGGAGGAGGTGCAAAAACACAATCGCACGGGCGATCAGTGGCTGGTGATCGAGAGGAAAGTGTACGATGTGAGTGAGTGGACAAAAAGACATCCTGGAGGACACAGAGTTCTCGAGCATTATGTTGGAGAAGACGCAACG GACGCGTTTATGGCCTTCCATCCGGATCTGCAATTTGTGCGGAAGTTCATGAAGCCGCTTCTTATGGGACAGTTGGCACTCACAGAGCCAAGTCAAGACCACGGCAAAAAT GCTGCTTTAGTGGAAGATTTCCGGGCCTTGCGTAACCGATTAGAGGCCCAGGGCTTATTTCGAACTAAACCATTATTTTATATCCTATATATTGGCCACATTCTGCTTCTGGAGGCCTTGCCTTTGGTACTGCTGTGGCATTTTGGAAATGGCTGGATAATTACACTTCTAATTGCTGTCATGCTGGCCACTGTACAG GCACAATCTGGATGGCTTCAGCATGATCTTGGCCACCTCTCAGTCTTTAAAAATTCAACCTTGGATCACCTGGCACACAAATTTGTCATTGGACACCTGAAG GGAGCCTCTGCACACTGGTGGAACTTTCAACACTTTCAGCATCATTCTAAGCCCAATGTGTTAAGTAAGGACCCTGACCTCAACACACTGCAAATACTAGTACTGGGGAACGTCCAGCCTGTAGAG TACGGGATTAAAAAGTTGAAGCACATGCCCTATAACCACCAgcacaattacttttttttaa TTGGCCCTCCCATGCTCATACCAGTGGTCTTCAGTGTGTACATTTTTAAGACTCTGTGGTCAAAACGTGATTGGGTG GAATTCGTGTGGTATCTGTCCTACTATACACGTTTTTTCTTATGCTATATTCCCTATTATGGACTCCTGGGGGCAGTACTGCTTCAGAGTTTTGTAAG GTTTTTAGAAAGTCACTGGTATGTGTGGGTGACTCAGATGAACCACATTCCCATGGACATTGACTATGAAAAACATGAAGACTGGCTCAGTATGCAG TTGAACGCTACATGTAATGTTGAGCAGTCAGCCTTCAACGACTGGTTCACTGGTCATCTCAACTTCCAGATTGAGCACCA CGTCTTTCCTACAATGCCTCGCCATAACTATGTTTATGTGGCTCCTCTCCTTCGAGAGCTTTGCGAGAAGTATGGAGTTCAGTATCAGGTCAAAGGCCTGTTCGAAGCCATGTCTGACATCATTGg ATCTTTAAAGAAGTCTGGTGAACTGTGGCTAGATGCCTACCTGCACAAATGA